The region CGTTGACCGCGAGGTGCGCAAGCGCCCAGGGGTAGAAGAAGAGGAAGCAGAGGACGGCGGTCGGATCCGGGCTGCCGTAGACGAGATACCCGGCGACGGGAAAGAGGGCGAGGTCCGTCCTCCCGACTATCTGGGCGACCGGAAGGGTCTGGCGCCGCTTTTTTGTCTGGTAGAACCACTCGACCGCGTAGGAGTAGCCCATGATCCCGAGGACGTAGAGGTTGTGGGGGGCAGGGAGGGTCGCGGCGAGCGCGGCCGCGGGCACGGCGAGAGCGAGGAAGACGGCAAACGCCGCCCGAGGTGAGATCCTCCCCGCCGGTATCGGGCGCTCACCGAACGGCCGCCAGTAGCGGGTGAGCGAGCCGTTGATCTCCCGCCGGTCATATTCCCGGTCGACGTAGTCGTTTAAGACGAGCCCGGCCTCGAACCCGAGGAGGCCGATGAGCGCCGCCCGGCCGACGAGGCCCCACGAGAACCCGCCGTAGTTCTGGAACGCGAGCAAAAGGCCTGAACAGAAGAGCAGGGGCCAGACGAAGAAGAAGTGGATGCGGGTCAGGTCGGCGAGCGCTGCAAGGGTCTCTCTCATGGTCACTATGTCCGGGTTGTGTGCTCCCACCCAAAAAAGGTTGCAACAGGATTAAGTTGGTTGCCGGGCCACTCCCCCTCGTGATGATCATGCAGACCTACCGTTGCTCGATATGCGGGCATACCTACGACCCGAAGACCGGCGATGCGGACATTCTGCCGGGAACCGCGTTTGCAGACCTCCCCGCCGATTGGCGCTGCCCGGTCTGCCTTGCCGAGAGGAGCAGGTTCTCCCTGTTTGTGTCCCCGCTCAGCAGGCTCGGACTCTGACTTTTCATGTACATCCATCCCTGTCATCTCTCGTAGGACCCACAGCGGCTCCGGCAGCGATGTCCGGTTCGTTGCCCTTAGGGAGATGATCGTGCAGATCCCTCCCGGGACTGCCCAACCTATATATGTCGTCGGGAGTATCTGCGCCCCCCCATGGGGGAGGTCAAACAGCATGCAGAAGCACTGGCTGATTATTGCGGCGGTCCTGGCGGCCTGCTGCATCGGGTTCGTCTCCGCCCAGACCGCCACGGGGACGAACGAGACGACGAACGCCTCGATCACGGTGGCGGACCAGATGGTCGAGGGCGATGCGGTCGTCGGGAACGTTACGGTCGATGAGGTCGTGAGCAACGGCACCGGATGGCTCGTCGTCCACAACAACCTCTTCGGGCATCCCGGCGGGGTCATCGGGTATGCGCCGGTCGAGTCCGGGGCGAACACGAATGTCACAGTCACCATCCATACCTTCGTCGCCACCGATACTCTCTTTGCCGTCCTGCACCACGATGCCGGGAGAGAGGGCGTCTTTGAGTACCCCGTCCCCGACGTGGAGCAGATGGTGGGAGGCGAGATCGTGATCGTGCCCTTCAACGTCACGGCGGAGAACGCCACCCTGCTGAACCTGACTTCGCTCTGTCCGGGCAACAGCACCTGAGGGAACGGCGACGGGTCTTAACTCTACCTTTTTTTACCGTCTTTTTGGGGCTTCCGGAATGAGCAGCGGCGCTTCGATTCACGGCCTCCGGGACCCGGTGCAGGATTGCACGACCTGAGATGACCGCCCGATTGTCCCCGGTAGGAGAAAGTAGGCGGCATGCATTATCACGCCGCTGGATAGAACGTGATAAGAACGTGGAGAGCGGAGAATACAGCAGGGAGTTTTCCATGGTGGATATCCTCGTGTATGGCGCAATTCTGCTCGTCTTTCTGAACGTCATTTCGTTCTTTGCCTACCATCGCGACAAAGCGGCCGCACAGAAGGGTGCATGGAGGACGCCGGAGAGCAGTCTCCTCGTTCTTGCCCTCTTCGGGCCGTTCGGGGCCTATGGAGCGATGCGTACCTTCCGGCACAAGACCCAGAAGGCGAAGTTCTGGCTCGTTCCTATCTTCCTCTGCCTGCACATCGGGCTTCTCGCCGCGGTTGTCCTGTACCTCGTTTGACAATATAGTTAAGTTAAATACGGTTCTTTGACAACTCTGGACCGTATGGCGTACGATTCCGGCCGGCTCTCCTGCCCGATCCAGGAGACCCTCGCGGCGATACAGGAAGGCCTCACGCGTGAGTACCGGGCGGCATACTTGCCCGCCCACCGGCGGTCGCCCCGGAGGACGAGGAGGCTCCGGCGGATACGGGGGTGGGGTAGGGAGACCGGCCGCCTGGTATCGGAGATCGACCGGGTAATGCAACAGACCCTCCCCCGCATCGAGCGTGATACCAGGCACACCTTCCGGGACCCGGACGGGATCCTCCGGATCCTGATGGACCCGTCCACGAAACGGCTCTTCTTCGGGATACTCGCCGGGTTCCCGGAGCACGCCCTCCCGGCCCCGGCGAAAGACCTCGATCTGCTCGGGAAGTTCTCTGACGACGCCCGTGCCCTCGCCCTCATCGGGGACGTCACCCTGCGGCTGAGGGTCCTGCCCGGCCCGGATGCAGAGGTGGCCGGCCTTGCTCCTCTCTGCGACCGGTGGAGCCTCCACGAGAGCAAACTCGGCCTCGAATGCCGCCGCCGTCCGACCGGAGATGACCTGCAGCAGGAGAAAGAGACCCTCGCCGGTGCCGTCCTCGGCCTCATCTACGTCGAGGGCGGCGTCGATGCCCTCCGGGCTGCGGTGCCCCTGCTGTAGTGCGGCCGGGGAAAGGTTTACATACCGGCTCCCCGTTTTCGGAGCGGGAGACCGTCCCATGAATACCCGTGCCGTCCGGCAGTTCATCAGGCTCGGGAGGTTCCGCTTCCTCCTCTCGGGATTTATACCGTTCTGTGCCGGGGCGCTGCTTGCGCTCCTCCTCGGGGCACGGTTCACCCCGGCGCAGTTCCTCTTTGGGTATGCGGCCATGGCTGCGGCGCACCTCTCGGTCCACTACAGCAACGACTACTTCGATGCCGACGCGGACCGGTTCGTCGAACCGACGGCCATCTCCGGCGGGAGCGGGGTCCTCGTCGAGAACCCCGGTCTCAAACCCGCCGCGCTCTTCTCGGCCGTCGCCCTGATGGCGGTCTCGGTTCTGATCGGGTACCTCTTCGTCACCGTCTACGCCTACCCGGCCGTTTTCCTTGCCTTCGCCGTCGGCGGCAACCTCCTTGGGTGGTTCTACACGGCGCCGCCGCTCGCACTCGCATACCGAAAACTCGGGGAGGTCACGAACATGATCACCTTCGGCCTCCTGATGCCGGGTGCAGGCTACTTCGTTGCGAAGGGGGAACTCGACCTCACCTTCTTCGCGTTCGCCCTCCCGCTCCTCCTCTATGGGCTTGTCTTCATCACCAGCGTCGAGATCCCGGATATGGAGGGCGACATCGCCGGTGGGAAACCGACGCTCGTCGCGAGAAAGGGCCGCATCTACGGATTTTGGGTCATCGCCGCCGCGGCGGCGTTTGCGACCGCGGCAATCGTCCTCTTTGCGTATGGCGACGTCTTCTCTCCCGTGGATTTCCGGCCGATCGTCCTGATCTCCTGTATCCCGCTCGGCATCGCTCTCTGGGGCTTCTCGAACCGGTGCGCAGAGCGGGCATGCGCCCTCCGCTACGCGACCGCGAATATTATGGGTTACTTCCTCTTCCAAGGGCTGGTCGTCCTCTACTTCGTCTACACGGCCGTTCCGGCCTGACCAGAAAAGGAGTGGGTGTTTTACTTCTTCATGACGAAAAAGTAGCCGACTGCTGCGATGATGATGGCAACGACAACGAAGAGGATCGTCGCCATGGGCAGACCTTCAGCGGGCTGCTCATCGGTTGGTGTGGTTGTTGTCACCGGCTCGGTGAAGAGTGCGTAGGTGCCGAAGTGCCTTATCTTCGCATCCACGCTCCTTGTGTTCTTCGTCCTATCCGGAGGCGCGAGCACGGTCGAGGCCTAGCCGGACAAGCGTCCTCGCACTGGACTGAACCGGGAGACCCTTCCCCCCGCTCGGTTCGTGAAGCATTCACCGTTTCTAGAATACCCATCCTCAACGCACGGGTGCAGTCAGGTCGGGGAACCGCCTGCGGGTGGTTGAGGAGTGTCCAGCGGTTAGCTCCTCCCCTAGAGAGCACGGCCGGACGAGACTGGGGAATTACCGGCGTGAATACTCCTTGTGGGCCCTCTCGATTGTTACGATCTTCTCAACCTTGACGGTGTTAGCCTCATGTTCGATGATATAAAAAACGGTGAAGGACCTGCTGATATGGAGGCGATAGACTGCAGGGGGATGGGGATACTCAAGTTTTTCCTTGTTCCCTCCCGGAAACGGGTCATCCTCAAGTTCCTGGATCTTTTCGACGACGATGCGTCGGGCTTTAGGGGGGAGCCTCTTTAAGAACTCCCGTGCCTTTTTTTCGATCAGAATGGCGAACACGATCTCCTGCTCCCCGGTGCATCAGTCATCCTGCAGGATCTCGTCCGGGTTGAAGGCTACGAACTCGCCGGTCTCCTCGATCTCGACAACCATCTTCCAGTCACGATAGTCCCGCTCGCGCCGGATCATCCGGGAAAGCAGTTCATCGTAACTCTCTCCGGCTTCTTTGAGGTCGTGCAGGTCCCTCCAAGTGGGCTCTTTCACGGGAATACGCTTGATCTGGCTGCCGGTATCGCTTGTGGCGGAAGACATACACACCCTTGTGGGTCGTTAGGGTATTTATTGATGTGCAAATTTGCCATGATGAATAAATGTGCCAAAATGAGCGCCCCGGTGGAGTAAGTAGTACAACGCCCGCTCCGACCCCGCCGCAACATCGCATCTTGCGGTGCTCCCGCCCCGCTTCACGAAGACCTTCGTCCTCCCGAAGGCCAAAGGAGGCCGCGCCGAACTCTTCCTCAAACGCAGCGGTCTAGGGGCCCTGTTGACTGTGGTTAAGGGTTCTCGCTATGTCCATGGACATCACGAACTGGTATCGGCCTGACCAACCCGCACTTCCACCGTCCGGTTGAACGGAACCTCGAAGGTCGCGATACCGTAGTCGAGGACTCCCGAACCGTTCACCTGGAGCGTGACCGCCCCGTCCCGCAGTGCCAGGAGGAACGCCTGCACGAGTCGCATGTTATCGACGGTCACCGGGATGGAGACAGAGGTGTTCCCGCTGGCCTGCACCTTAAACTCCCCTCGCTCTCCGTGCGCGAGGAAGACCGGCTGGCCGTCGTCGAGGAAATAGACGTCGAACGAGACCCGCGTCAGAGTGGCGCCGACGGGGTTTGGGTTATCGACGGTGAGCAGCAACAGGAGATCGAC is a window of Methanoculleus sp. 7T DNA encoding:
- a CDS encoding UbiA family prenyltransferase translates to MRETLAALADLTRIHFFFVWPLLFCSGLLLAFQNYGGFSWGLVGRAALIGLLGFEAGLVLNDYVDREYDRREINGSLTRYWRPFGERPIPAGRISPRAAFAVFLALAVPAAALAATLPAPHNLYVLGIMGYSYAVEWFYQTKKRRQTLPVAQIVGRTDLALFPVAGYLVYGSPDPTAVLCFLFFYPWALAHLAVNDIVDIENDRARGMATIPVLYGTAGAARWVFLFSAAHAVMAVVFGLALGPVAIAGFGVGIVILGLANYRVLAGAAMRALPLVHATLVVYAATIIAAAVL
- a CDS encoding rubredoxin, giving the protein MIMQTYRCSICGHTYDPKTGDADILPGTAFADLPADWRCPVCLAERSRFSLFVSPLSRLGL
- a CDS encoding DUF1294 domain-containing protein, whose amino-acid sequence is MESGEYSREFSMVDILVYGAILLVFLNVISFFAYHRDKAAAQKGAWRTPESSLLVLALFGPFGAYGAMRTFRHKTQKAKFWLVPIFLCLHIGLLAAVVLYLV
- a CDS encoding prenyltransferase, whose protein sequence is MNTRAVRQFIRLGRFRFLLSGFIPFCAGALLALLLGARFTPAQFLFGYAAMAAAHLSVHYSNDYFDADADRFVEPTAISGGSGVLVENPGLKPAALFSAVALMAVSVLIGYLFVTVYAYPAVFLAFAVGGNLLGWFYTAPPLALAYRKLGEVTNMITFGLLMPGAGYFVAKGELDLTFFAFALPLLLYGLVFITSVEIPDMEGDIAGGKPTLVARKGRIYGFWVIAAAAAFATAAIVLFAYGDVFSPVDFRPIVLISCIPLGIALWGFSNRCAERACALRYATANIMGYFLFQGLVVLYFVYTAVPA
- a CDS encoding type II toxin-antitoxin system RelE family toxin, yielding MFAILIEKKAREFLKRLPPKARRIVVEKIQELEDDPFPGGNKEKLEYPHPPAVYRLHISRSFTVFYIIEHEANTVKVEKIVTIERAHKEYSRR
- a CDS encoding DUF7282 domain-containing protein — encoded protein: MQKHWLIIAAVLAACCIGFVSAQTATGTNETTNASITVADQMVEGDAVVGNVTVDEVVSNGTGWLVVHNNLFGHPGGVIGYAPVESGANTNVTVTIHTFVATDTLFAVLHHDAGREGVFEYPVPDVEQMVGGEIVIVPFNVTAENATLLNLTSLCPGNST
- a CDS encoding LEA/WHy family protein, whose translation is MWRAAVPLFILILLCTAGCAVPRLQEPTVTVDGAEIENITLESVDLLLLLTVDNPNPVGATLTRVSFDVYFLDDGQPVFLAHGERGEFKVQASGNTSVSIPVTVDNMRLVQAFLLALRDGAVTLQVNGSGVLDYGIATFEVPFNRTVEVRVGQADTSS